In Agromyces sp. 3263, a single genomic region encodes these proteins:
- a CDS encoding YhgE/Pip domain-containing protein, giving the protein MKVPQMIAAEFRRLTSTRMSVIALLALIAVPVLYGGLYLWANQDPYAKFPEVPVALVVEDEGTPGSDGGAPRNVGDEVADELIADQAFDWHRTTAAEAQAGLEASDYDFVITIPADFSDALASVSTDAPRQAELTLETNDANSYLAGTIGKQAIEQIRTTIAQTVNREAASMLLGSISTIRGNLVEAADGAAQLADGATQAADGASRLGAGATQLADGTAQLAAGNEQLATGSAELAEGAQQVAAGNAQLAASADRVGSAVGDATAALPQVRADIAARLAAQGVDQATIDDVLARLDPLGDDIETGNARVQQVVGQIDQLAAGSAQVADGSAQLAAGARTAADGAASAASGAGALRDGIGTLEGGLDTLRDGTGTLRDGLDDGVAAIPDSDQATRDAQADTISDPIALHTSALTQAGNYGAGLAPFFAALAGWIGIYALFLIVKPISRRAVTALHSPIRVTLAGWLTPGLLGAVQMVMLFVVLAVTLGFPMANPVGTLGVMLLASVTYAAIILALNVWLGSVGQFLGLVLMVLQLVTAGGTFPWQTLPTPLAALHHVLPMGYVVDAMRQFMYGGDLSRAGVDALVLLAWLVGALVLAAVGVTRMTHYRTLRDLQPSLIG; this is encoded by the coding sequence GTGAAGGTCCCGCAGATGATCGCCGCCGAATTCCGGCGGCTCACCTCCACCCGCATGTCGGTCATCGCGCTCCTCGCGCTCATCGCCGTACCCGTGCTCTACGGCGGCCTCTACCTCTGGGCCAACCAGGACCCGTACGCCAAGTTCCCCGAGGTGCCCGTCGCGCTCGTCGTGGAGGACGAGGGCACGCCCGGATCCGACGGCGGCGCACCGCGCAACGTGGGCGACGAGGTCGCCGACGAGCTCATCGCCGACCAGGCCTTCGACTGGCACCGCACCACGGCGGCCGAGGCGCAGGCCGGTCTCGAGGCATCCGACTACGACTTCGTCATCACCATCCCCGCCGACTTCTCCGACGCGCTCGCCTCGGTGAGCACCGACGCCCCCCGCCAGGCCGAGCTGACCCTCGAGACCAACGACGCGAACAGCTACCTCGCCGGCACCATCGGCAAGCAGGCCATCGAGCAGATCCGCACCACCATCGCCCAGACGGTGAACCGAGAGGCTGCGTCGATGCTGCTCGGCTCGATCTCGACCATCCGCGGCAACCTCGTCGAGGCGGCCGACGGCGCAGCCCAGCTCGCCGACGGCGCCACGCAGGCCGCCGACGGCGCCTCCCGGCTCGGCGCGGGCGCCACGCAGCTCGCCGACGGCACCGCACAGCTCGCTGCGGGCAACGAGCAGCTCGCCACGGGCTCGGCCGAGCTCGCCGAGGGCGCGCAGCAGGTCGCGGCGGGCAACGCGCAGCTCGCAGCATCCGCGGACCGCGTCGGCAGCGCCGTCGGCGACGCGACGGCTGCGCTCCCCCAGGTGCGCGCCGACATCGCCGCGCGGCTCGCCGCCCAAGGCGTCGACCAGGCCACGATCGACGACGTACTGGCCCGCCTCGACCCGCTCGGCGACGACATCGAGACGGGCAACGCGCGCGTGCAGCAGGTCGTCGGCCAGATCGACCAGCTCGCCGCCGGCAGTGCGCAGGTGGCCGACGGCTCGGCCCAGCTCGCCGCGGGTGCGCGCACCGCGGCCGACGGCGCGGCGAGTGCCGCGAGCGGCGCCGGTGCGCTGCGGGACGGCATCGGCACCCTCGAGGGCGGCCTCGACACCCTCCGCGACGGCACGGGCACCCTGCGCGACGGGCTCGACGACGGCGTCGCGGCCATCCCCGACTCCGACCAGGCCACGCGCGACGCGCAGGCCGACACCATCTCGGATCCGATCGCCCTGCACACGTCGGCGCTCACCCAGGCCGGCAACTACGGCGCCGGCCTCGCCCCGTTCTTCGCGGCACTCGCCGGCTGGATCGGCATCTACGCGCTGTTCCTCATCGTGAAGCCGATCTCGCGACGGGCGGTGACCGCGCTGCACTCCCCGATCCGCGTCACGCTCGCCGGCTGGCTCACCCCCGGCCTCCTCGGTGCGGTGCAGATGGTGATGCTCTTCGTCGTGCTCGCCGTGACCCTCGGCTTCCCGATGGCGAATCCGGTCGGCACCCTCGGGGTCATGCTGCTGGCGTCGGTCACGTACGCGGCGATCATCCTCGCCCTCAACGTGTGGCTCGGCTCGGTCGGGCAGTTCCTCGGGCTCGTGCTCATGGTGCTGCAGCTCGTCACCGCGGGCGGCACGTTCCCGTGGCAGACGCTGCCGACCCCGCTCGCCGCTCTGCACCACGTGCTGCCCATGGGCTACGTCGTCGACGCGATGCGCCAGTTCATGTACGGCGGCGACCTGTCGCGCGCCGGGGTCGACGCGCTCGTGCTCCTGGCCTGGCTGGTCGGCGCCCTCGTGCTCGCCGCCGTCGGCGTCACCCGCATGACGCACTATCGCACCCTGCGCGACCTGCAGCCGAGCCTCATCGGCTGA
- a CDS encoding TetR/AcrR family transcriptional regulator, with protein MSDIDAGRRAPRRDATANREALLAAAADTLGEASDAPLERITSAAGLTRRAFYGHFANRDALVVAVIDVGAARLNAVAAATDHPHAPTAIALLGARLWGAVAHVRMLAGMAVREPYAAHAGEALQPVRERLRTLVERGIAEGTVRPDIRPEVLARLIESAAISVLLEAAATGIDDVEGRRLVMLAVLGTAGLGWQDSADLIARAPELSVDGATPAVADDQQETHA; from the coding sequence ATGTCCGACATCGACGCGGGCCGTCGCGCGCCACGTCGAGACGCGACCGCCAACCGCGAAGCCCTGCTCGCCGCCGCCGCCGACACGCTCGGCGAGGCATCCGACGCCCCACTCGAGCGCATCACGAGTGCCGCCGGCCTGACCCGGCGTGCCTTCTACGGCCACTTCGCCAACCGCGACGCGCTCGTCGTCGCCGTCATCGACGTGGGGGCGGCGCGCCTCAACGCCGTCGCGGCCGCCACCGACCACCCGCACGCACCCACCGCCATCGCCCTGCTGGGCGCGCGGCTGTGGGGCGCGGTCGCACACGTGCGCATGCTCGCCGGCATGGCCGTGCGCGAGCCCTACGCCGCCCACGCCGGCGAGGCCCTCCAGCCCGTGCGCGAACGGCTGCGCACGCTGGTCGAGCGCGGCATCGCCGAGGGCACGGTGCGCCCCGACATCCGCCCCGAGGTGCTCGCGCGCCTCATCGAGTCCGCCGCGATCTCGGTGCTGCTCGAGGCCGCCGCAACCGGCATCGACGACGTCGAGGGCCGCCGCCTCGTGATGCTCGCCGTGCTCGGCACCGCGGGCCTCGGGTGGCAGGACAGCGCCGACCTCATCGCGCGGGCACCCGAACTCTCGGTCGACGGCGCCACCCCCGCCGTCGCCGACGACCAGCAGGAGACGCACGCATGA
- a CDS encoding GAP family protein gives MLQAIGHILPIALAVAISSVPIMATIVILLSPKGAQTALPFLIGWVLGMATMVTIFTLGAQAIPSPRFDRRPDTVIAIIEILVGIALVVIASIEWRRALRHPSDAMPKWLNSVDKLGPWSAFGIAFALNVRPKGLLLAIAAGLAIRAPDLSVGQAAIVIGIYTVIGASTVAVPVILSLADRKGMEPRLLAMKDWISRNSTTVTALIVILIGVFIIGTGLTEL, from the coding sequence ATGCTGCAGGCCATCGGTCACATCCTCCCGATCGCGCTCGCCGTGGCGATCAGCTCGGTCCCCATCATGGCGACCATCGTCATCCTCCTGTCGCCGAAGGGAGCGCAGACGGCGCTGCCCTTCCTGATCGGCTGGGTCCTGGGCATGGCGACGATGGTCACCATCTTCACGCTCGGCGCGCAGGCGATCCCGTCGCCTCGATTCGATCGGCGGCCCGACACGGTCATCGCGATCATCGAGATCCTCGTGGGCATCGCGCTCGTGGTGATCGCGAGCATCGAATGGCGTCGTGCGCTGCGACATCCCTCCGATGCGATGCCCAAGTGGCTGAACTCGGTCGACAAGCTGGGGCCGTGGAGCGCCTTCGGCATCGCCTTCGCACTGAACGTCCGGCCGAAGGGACTGCTCCTCGCGATCGCCGCCGGGCTCGCCATCCGAGCGCCCGACCTGTCTGTCGGCCAAGCGGCGATCGTCATCGGGATCTACACGGTCATCGGGGCCTCGACCGTGGCGGTGCCGGTGATCCTCTCCCTCGCGGACCGCAAGGGGATGGAACCTCGGCTCCTGGCCATGAAGGACTGGATCAGCCGCAACAGCACCACCGTCACCGCCCTGATCGTCATCCTCATCGGCGTGTTCATCATCGGGACCGGGCTGACCGAACTCTGA
- the cls gene encoding cardiolipin synthase, protein MSAETATIIGWILVAADFVIRITALIIIPRDRKPTAAMAWLLAIFLIPFVGILLFLLIGNVKLPKKWRVRQAEVNRLISERAEGVDLAPDRSQWPTWFATIAEQNQRLGALPVIGGNRATLIGDYQASIDAMTADIETAERFVHVEFFIVSLDVTTKEFFAAMERAVQRGVTVRVLLDHISTGRSATHKETYAELDRIGAKWSFMLPVQPFKGKFQRPDLRNHRKIVVVDGRVGYTGSQNLIDRSYNSKSNIKRGLQWQELVARVTGPTVTALNAVFLSDWYAETDELLVDDENVPATAIAFDTSPDALDCQILPSGPAFDGENNLRLFLSLVNAAQERVIITSPYFVPDEAMMYAITSARLRGLDVQLFVSEIGDQGSVWHAQRSYYGALLRAGVQIWLYPGPYILHAKHLSIDDDVAVIGSSNMDIRSFNLNFEVIMLVRGASFVADMREVEAGYRAVGRQLTLEEWEREPASATFLDGIARLTSALQ, encoded by the coding sequence GTGAGCGCCGAGACTGCCACCATCATCGGGTGGATCCTGGTCGCGGCGGACTTCGTCATCCGCATCACGGCGCTCATCATCATCCCTCGCGACCGCAAGCCGACGGCCGCGATGGCGTGGCTGCTCGCGATCTTCCTGATCCCGTTCGTGGGCATCCTGCTGTTCCTGCTCATCGGCAACGTGAAGCTGCCGAAGAAGTGGCGGGTGCGTCAGGCCGAGGTGAACCGGCTGATCAGCGAGCGCGCCGAGGGCGTCGACCTGGCCCCGGATCGATCGCAGTGGCCCACGTGGTTCGCCACGATCGCCGAGCAGAACCAGCGGCTCGGGGCGCTTCCCGTCATCGGCGGCAACCGGGCGACGCTGATCGGCGACTACCAGGCGTCGATCGACGCGATGACCGCCGACATCGAGACGGCCGAGCGCTTCGTGCACGTCGAGTTCTTCATCGTGTCGCTCGACGTGACGACGAAGGAGTTCTTCGCCGCAATGGAGCGTGCCGTGCAGCGGGGCGTCACGGTGCGGGTCCTGCTCGACCACATCTCCACGGGCCGATCGGCCACCCACAAGGAGACCTACGCCGAGCTCGACCGCATCGGCGCCAAGTGGAGCTTCATGCTCCCCGTGCAGCCGTTCAAGGGCAAGTTCCAGCGTCCCGACCTGCGCAACCACCGCAAGATCGTCGTCGTCGACGGACGCGTCGGCTACACCGGCTCGCAGAACCTCATCGACCGCAGCTACAACTCCAAGAGCAACATCAAGCGGGGCCTGCAGTGGCAGGAGCTCGTGGCGCGGGTCACCGGGCCGACGGTGACGGCGCTGAACGCGGTGTTCCTGTCGGACTGGTACGCCGAGACCGACGAGCTCCTCGTCGACGATGAGAACGTGCCCGCCACCGCCATCGCGTTCGACACTTCGCCCGACGCGCTCGACTGCCAGATCCTGCCGAGCGGCCCGGCGTTCGACGGCGAGAACAACCTGCGACTGTTCCTGTCGCTCGTGAACGCGGCGCAGGAGCGCGTGATCATCACGAGCCCCTACTTCGTTCCCGACGAGGCGATGATGTACGCGATCACGTCAGCGCGGCTGCGCGGCCTCGACGTGCAGCTCTTCGTCTCGGAGATCGGCGACCAGGGCTCGGTCTGGCACGCGCAGCGGTCGTACTACGGCGCGCTGCTGCGCGCGGGCGTGCAGATCTGGCTCTATCCCGGGCCGTATATCCTGCACGCGAAGCACCTGTCGATCGACGACGACGTGGCGGTGATCGGCTCGAGCAACATGGACATCCGCTCGTTCAACCTGAACTTCGAGGTGATCATGCTGGTGCGCGGGGCCTCGTTCGTGGCCGACATGCGCGAGGTCGAGGCGGGCTATCGAGCCGTCGGCCGGCAGCTGACGCTGGAGGAGTGGGAGCGGGAGCCCGCGTCGGCGACGTTCCTCGACGGCATCGCGCGGCTCACCTCGGCGCTGCAGTAG
- the argG gene encoding argininosuccinate synthase produces the protein MSKVLSSLPVGERVGIAFSGGLDTSVAVAWMREKGAVPCTYTADIGQYDEPDIAAVPERAKEYGAEIARHVDAKAPLVEEGLVALQCGAFHIRSGGKTYFNTTPLGRAVTGTLLVRAMKEDGVDIWGDGSTYKGNDIERFYRYGLMANPRLRIYKPWLDAAFVTELGGRKEMSEWLVARGFPYRDATEKAYSTDANIWGATHEAKRLEELDAGLDIVEPIMGVAAWRDDVEVATEEVSVRFEAGRPVAINGAEFSDAVALVYEANAIGGRHGLGVSDQIENRIIEAKSRGIYEAPGMALLHIAYERLLNAIHNEDTIANYHAEGRRLGRLMYEGRWLDPQSLMLRESIQRWVGSAVTGEVTLRLRRGDDYTILNTEGPALSYHPEKLSMERVGDAAFGPEDRIGQLTMRNLDIADSRARLEQYALQGIVGGATAELVGDLEAGEAGEITAGEVETDLEAATDAANEAAAFDLGTD, from the coding sequence ATGTCGAAAGTCCTCTCCAGCCTGCCCGTCGGCGAACGCGTCGGCATCGCCTTCTCCGGCGGCCTCGACACCTCGGTGGCGGTCGCGTGGATGCGCGAGAAGGGCGCGGTGCCCTGCACGTACACGGCCGACATCGGCCAGTACGACGAGCCCGACATCGCCGCGGTGCCCGAGCGCGCGAAGGAGTACGGCGCCGAGATCGCCCGCCACGTCGACGCGAAGGCCCCGCTCGTCGAGGAGGGCCTGGTCGCGCTGCAGTGCGGCGCGTTCCACATCCGCTCGGGCGGCAAGACCTACTTCAACACCACGCCGCTCGGCCGGGCCGTCACCGGCACGCTCCTCGTGCGCGCCATGAAGGAGGACGGCGTCGACATCTGGGGCGACGGCTCCACCTACAAGGGCAACGACATCGAGCGGTTCTACCGCTACGGCCTCATGGCCAACCCGCGCCTGCGCATCTACAAGCCGTGGCTCGACGCGGCGTTCGTGACCGAGCTCGGCGGGCGCAAGGAGATGAGCGAATGGCTCGTCGCGCGTGGCTTCCCCTACCGCGACGCCACCGAGAAGGCCTACTCGACCGACGCGAACATCTGGGGCGCCACCCACGAGGCGAAGCGCCTCGAGGAGCTCGACGCCGGACTCGACATCGTCGAGCCGATCATGGGCGTCGCCGCCTGGCGCGACGACGTCGAGGTGGCCACCGAGGAGGTGTCGGTGCGGTTCGAGGCCGGCCGCCCGGTCGCCATCAACGGCGCGGAGTTCTCCGACGCCGTGGCCCTCGTCTACGAGGCGAACGCCATCGGCGGGCGGCACGGCCTGGGCGTCTCCGACCAGATCGAGAACCGCATCATCGAGGCGAAGAGCCGCGGCATCTACGAGGCGCCCGGCATGGCGCTCCTCCACATCGCCTACGAGCGCCTGCTCAACGCGATCCACAACGAGGACACCATCGCCAACTACCACGCCGAGGGCCGCCGCCTCGGTCGCCTGATGTACGAGGGCCGCTGGCTCGACCCGCAGTCCCTGATGCTGCGCGAGTCCATCCAGCGCTGGGTCGGCTCGGCCGTCACCGGCGAGGTCACCCTTCGCCTGCGTCGCGGCGACGACTACACGATCCTGAACACCGAGGGTCCTGCGCTCAGCTACCACCCCGAGAAGCTGTCGATGGAGCGTGTCGGCGACGCCGCCTTCGGCCCCGAGGACCGCATCGGCCAGCTGACCATGCGCAACCTCGACATCGCCGACTCCCGTGCGCGTCTCGAGCAGTACGCGCTCCAGGGCATCGTGGGCGGCGCGACGGCCGAGCTCGTGGGTGATCTCGAGGCCGGCGAGGCTGGCGAAATCACCGCGGGCGAGGTCGAGACCGACCTCGAGGCGGCGACGGATGCCGCGAACGAGGCCGCGGCGTTCGACCTCGGCACCGACTGA
- a CDS encoding S8 family serine peptidase translates to MQKHTVIGAASAVAIAIGLMGAAVAPAAAATGPESTYLVLAPQGKSTAKAAARVTAAGGTVVAAYDQIGVLVAKSTNTRFAAAAAGSGVESIAATDGLGTTLIDDEVSDVVGSATAEATGDPTQEPLWNSQWDMAQIDVPAAHAITTGDPSIVVGVLDSGISPTHPDLASQIAFDQSASCIGGVVDTSVAAWSPTTSDHGTHVAGTIAGAINGVGIAGVAPGVKVASVKVVDDDGFIYPEAAVCAYLWAADHGMPITNNSYFIDPWEFNCVNDPRQRPVWQAVQRALRYSSAQGTLTVASAGNSNVDLQHKFVDSSSPNDGSYPIEDRTITGACRDLPAEAAGVLTVSAVGPTEQKSYYSSYGQGVVDVTAPGGDTRFRTGGASSTLTDGILSTTWSPVTGNGWGYKQGTSMAGPHAAGVAALALSAHPGMNPGQLASFLERTATPLECPVGVYEPRPGFPATCTGGERNSFYGAGNVNALNVVQ, encoded by the coding sequence ATGCAGAAGCACACGGTGATCGGCGCGGCATCCGCCGTGGCCATCGCCATCGGCCTGATGGGGGCCGCGGTCGCACCGGCCGCAGCCGCTACCGGACCCGAATCCACATACCTCGTACTCGCGCCGCAGGGCAAGAGCACGGCGAAGGCCGCGGCCCGCGTGACCGCAGCTGGCGGCACCGTCGTCGCCGCCTACGACCAGATCGGCGTGCTCGTCGCGAAGTCGACGAACACCCGCTTCGCCGCCGCAGCGGCCGGTTCGGGCGTCGAGTCGATCGCCGCCACCGATGGGCTCGGCACGACGCTCATCGATGACGAGGTCAGCGACGTCGTCGGCAGCGCGACGGCAGAGGCCACGGGCGACCCCACGCAGGAGCCGCTGTGGAACTCGCAGTGGGACATGGCCCAGATCGACGTGCCCGCAGCGCACGCCATCACGACGGGTGACCCGTCGATCGTGGTCGGCGTGCTCGACTCCGGCATCTCGCCGACGCACCCCGACCTCGCCTCGCAGATCGCGTTCGACCAGAGCGCCTCGTGCATCGGCGGCGTGGTCGACACGAGCGTCGCGGCGTGGAGCCCGACGACCTCCGACCACGGCACCCACGTCGCGGGCACCATCGCTGGCGCCATCAACGGCGTGGGAATCGCCGGCGTCGCGCCGGGCGTGAAGGTCGCCTCCGTCAAGGTCGTCGATGACGACGGGTTCATCTACCCCGAGGCCGCGGTCTGCGCGTACCTCTGGGCGGCCGACCACGGCATGCCGATCACGAACAACAGCTACTTCATCGACCCGTGGGAGTTCAACTGCGTGAACGACCCGCGCCAGCGTCCGGTCTGGCAGGCCGTGCAGCGGGCGCTGCGGTACTCGTCGGCGCAGGGCACCCTCACGGTCGCCTCCGCGGGCAACAGCAACGTCGACCTCCAGCACAAGTTCGTCGACTCCTCGAGCCCCAACGACGGCAGCTACCCCATCGAGGACCGCACCATCACCGGTGCCTGCCGCGACCTGCCGGCTGAGGCGGCCGGCGTCCTGACGGTGTCGGCGGTCGGCCCCACCGAGCAGAAGAGCTACTACTCGTCGTACGGCCAGGGCGTCGTCGACGTGACGGCTCCCGGCGGCGACACCCGGTTCCGCACCGGCGGCGCCTCGTCGACGCTCACCGATGGCATCCTCTCGACCACGTGGAGCCCGGTGACGGGGAACGGGTGGGGATACAAGCAGGGCACGTCGATGGCCGGCCCGCACGCGGCCGGTGTCGCGGCGCTCGCCCTCTCGGCCCACCCGGGCATGAACCCCGGGCAGCTCGCCTCGTTCCTCGAGCGCACGGCGACGCCGCTGGAGTGCCCCGTCGGCGTGTACGAGCCGCGTCCGGGCTTCCCGGCCACGTGCACCGGCGGCGAGCGCAACTCCTTCTACGGAGCCGGCAACGTCAACGCGCTCAACGTCGTGCAGTAG
- a CDS encoding DUF3151 family protein yields the protein MTADQSAPEGEASLADEPEVRQALAEADRASVASVVSGHPSSPLAWAELADLADSEGHAIDAFAYAAVAVELAREQLSAAGWQPGGAVSWSDEPNRAYLRALDAQRRAAEHLGLEGHAARLADELAAADASAPARIASEFTPTQMMPIVASAGRFEPATGFDAPTGEPLAEPTAVDAAGED from the coding sequence GTGACCGCAGACCAATCAGCACCCGAGGGCGAGGCGTCACTCGCCGACGAACCCGAGGTGCGGCAGGCACTGGCCGAAGCCGATCGCGCATCCGTCGCGTCGGTCGTGTCGGGGCATCCGTCGTCACCTCTCGCGTGGGCCGAGCTGGCCGACCTGGCCGATTCCGAAGGCCATGCCATCGATGCGTTCGCGTACGCGGCCGTCGCCGTGGAGCTCGCCCGCGAGCAACTCTCGGCCGCCGGGTGGCAGCCGGGCGGCGCCGTGAGCTGGTCCGACGAGCCGAACCGCGCCTACCTCAGGGCGCTCGACGCGCAGCGCCGGGCCGCCGAGCACCTCGGCCTCGAGGGGCACGCCGCCCGCCTGGCCGACGAGCTGGCCGCGGCCGACGCGTCCGCGCCGGCGCGCATCGCGTCGGAGTTCACCCCCACGCAGATGATGCCGATCGTGGCATCCGCCGGTCGCTTCGAACCGGCCACCGGATTCGATGCCCCCACCGGCGAGCCGCTCGCCGAACCCACCGCCGTCGACGCGGCAGGAGAGGACTGA
- a CDS encoding adenylosuccinate synthase, whose product MPAAVLIGAQWGDEGKGKATDLLGSRLDYVVKFNGGNNAGHTVVVGDEKYALHLLPSGILTPGVVPVIANGVVVDIEVLFEELEGLESRGVDVSKLRVSANAHLITQYHRTLDKVTERFLGKRQIGTTGRGIGPAYADKINRVGLRMQDLFDENILRQKVEGALDQKNHLLVKVYNRRAIGVDEVVDDLLGYVERLRPMVTDTSLLLHQALERGETVLFEGGQATMLDVDHGTYPFVTSSNATSGGAVTGSGIAPNRIDRVIAVVKAYTTRVGAGPFPTELFDEWGEFLSEKGHEFGTTTGRRRRTGWYDAPIARYASRVNGVTDFVLTKLDVLTGLERIPVAVAYEVDGQRVDEVPVSQSDFHHATPVYEEFPGWQEDISGARSFEELPANAQAYVRELEAMSGSRISAIGVGPGREEIVQLHDLLD is encoded by the coding sequence ATGCCCGCAGCCGTACTCATCGGAGCGCAATGGGGCGACGAGGGCAAGGGCAAGGCGACCGACCTGCTGGGTTCCCGGCTCGATTACGTCGTGAAGTTCAACGGCGGCAACAACGCCGGGCACACGGTCGTCGTCGGCGACGAGAAGTACGCCCTGCACCTGCTGCCGTCGGGCATCCTCACGCCGGGCGTCGTGCCGGTGATCGCCAACGGAGTGGTCGTCGACATCGAGGTGCTGTTCGAGGAGCTCGAGGGGCTCGAGAGCCGTGGGGTGGATGTCTCGAAGCTCCGCGTCTCGGCGAACGCGCACCTCATCACCCAGTACCACCGCACGCTCGACAAGGTCACCGAGCGCTTCCTCGGCAAGCGCCAGATCGGCACGACCGGCCGCGGTATCGGCCCGGCCTACGCCGACAAGATCAACCGCGTCGGCCTCCGCATGCAGGACCTCTTCGACGAGAACATCCTGCGGCAGAAGGTCGAGGGCGCCCTCGACCAGAAGAACCACCTGCTCGTGAAGGTCTACAACCGGCGTGCCATCGGCGTCGATGAGGTGGTCGACGACCTGCTCGGCTACGTCGAGCGACTGCGGCCGATGGTCACCGACACGTCGCTGCTGCTGCACCAAGCGCTCGAGCGCGGCGAGACCGTGCTCTTCGAGGGCGGCCAGGCGACCATGCTCGACGTCGACCACGGCACGTACCCGTTCGTCACGTCGTCGAACGCCACGAGCGGCGGCGCGGTCACCGGCTCGGGCATCGCGCCGAACCGGATCGACCGGGTCATCGCGGTCGTGAAGGCCTACACCACCCGCGTCGGCGCCGGCCCGTTCCCGACCGAGCTCTTCGACGAGTGGGGCGAGTTCCTCAGCGAGAAGGGCCATGAGTTCGGCACCACCACGGGGCGTCGCCGCCGCACCGGCTGGTACGACGCGCCCATCGCCCGCTACGCGTCGCGGGTCAACGGCGTCACCGACTTCGTGCTGACGAAGCTCGACGTGCTCACGGGCCTCGAGCGCATCCCGGTCGCGGTGGCCTACGAGGTCGACGGCCAGCGCGTCGACGAGGTGCCGGTGTCGCAGTCCGACTTCCACCATGCCACTCCCGTCTACGAGGAGTTCCCCGGCTGGCAGGAGGACATCTCGGGTGCACGCTCGTTCGAGGAGCTGCCCGCGAATGCGCAGGCCTACGTGCGCGAGCTCGAGGCCATGAGCGGGTCCCGCATCTCGGCGATCGGCGTCGGCCCCGGCCGCGAGGAGATCGTGCAGTTGCACGACCTGCTCGACTGA
- a CDS encoding GNAT family protein — translation MTARRPADEPLVGRYIRLTPFSNDDIPELYRALGRPEVFAGGFGGGPAGQPTDLAAFEAFALRSYAPASDALPFTVRLEGGPDHGTVVGATKLGDLDLPNESAHIGWTGYDPRVWGTAVNPEAKLLLLGLAFDHGFGRVKLQADARNARSRAAILKLGAQFEGLARRHKPRADGTWRDSAIFSIIVDEWPAVRAGLEARLDARGGEPVLLEVSPRG, via the coding sequence ATGACCGCCCGCCGCCCTGCCGACGAGCCGCTCGTCGGCCGATACATCCGCCTCACGCCGTTCTCGAACGACGACATCCCCGAGCTGTACCGCGCGCTGGGACGCCCCGAGGTGTTCGCCGGTGGGTTCGGAGGCGGACCGGCTGGGCAGCCGACCGATCTCGCCGCGTTCGAGGCGTTCGCGCTCCGCTCCTACGCGCCCGCGTCCGACGCCCTCCCGTTCACCGTGCGCCTCGAGGGGGGACCCGACCACGGCACCGTGGTCGGCGCCACGAAGCTCGGCGACCTCGACCTGCCGAACGAGTCGGCGCACATCGGCTGGACCGGCTACGACCCGAGGGTCTGGGGCACCGCCGTGAATCCCGAGGCGAAGCTGCTGCTGCTCGGGCTCGCGTTCGACCACGGCTTCGGCCGGGTGAAGCTCCAGGCCGACGCGCGCAACGCGCGATCCCGTGCGGCCATCCTCAAGCTCGGCGCGCAGTTCGAGGGGCTCGCCCGCCGGCACAAGCCGCGGGCCGACGGCACCTGGCGGGACTCGGCGATCTTCTCGATCATCGTCGACGAGTGGCCGGCGGTGCGCGCGGGGCTCGAGGCACGACTGGACGCCCGGGGCGGCGAGCCCGTGCTGCTCGAGGTCAGCCCGCGAGGTTGA
- a CDS encoding sulfite exporter TauE/SafE family protein, giving the protein MLLPVAVSVLVGAFAQRVTGMGFALIAAPALVVLLGPFDGVIIVNACAVLSSLLILPRVWRHIDWPRFRWLVVPAVAGTVIGALVAARLQGPVLQLGIGILVIVALTVSLAVTRTEHVATGRTPAIVAGATSGFMNAAAGVGGPALSVYAVATRWPQAGFAATAQPYFVVIGLSSLVGKLAASGWAMPEVDAGVWPVSIAALLVGLALGELLHARIGHRAARAGVIAIAYLGGVVAIVDGAINLAG; this is encoded by the coding sequence GTGCTCCTGCCCGTCGCCGTCTCGGTGCTCGTGGGTGCGTTCGCCCAGCGCGTCACCGGCATGGGGTTCGCCCTCATCGCCGCGCCCGCGCTCGTCGTGCTCCTCGGGCCGTTCGACGGGGTGATCATCGTCAACGCCTGCGCCGTGCTGTCGTCGCTCCTGATCCTGCCGCGGGTCTGGCGGCACATCGACTGGCCGCGGTTCCGCTGGCTGGTCGTGCCCGCCGTCGCCGGCACGGTCATCGGAGCGCTGGTCGCCGCGCGGCTGCAGGGGCCGGTGCTGCAGCTCGGCATCGGCATCCTGGTGATCGTGGCGCTCACGGTGTCGCTGGCCGTGACCCGCACCGAGCACGTCGCCACGGGGCGGACGCCCGCGATCGTCGCGGGTGCGACATCCGGATTCATGAACGCCGCCGCCGGCGTGGGCGGGCCCGCCCTGAGCGTCTATGCCGTCGCGACGCGCTGGCCGCAGGCGGGCTTCGCCGCGACCGCGCAGCCGTACTTCGTGGTCATCGGCCTCAGCTCGCTCGTCGGCAAGCTCGCCGCGTCGGGCTGGGCGATGCCCGAGGTCGACGCGGGTGTCTGGCCGGTCTCGATCGCCGCGCTGCTCGTCGGGCTCGCGCTCGGTGAGCTGCTCCACGCGCGCATCGGGCACCGTGCCGCCCGCGCCGGCGTCATCGCGATCGCCTACCTGGGCGGTGTGGTCGCCATCGTCGACGGCGCGATCAACCTCGCGGGCTGA